A single window of Flavobacterium sp. 140616W15 DNA harbors:
- a CDS encoding sulfatase/phosphatase domain-containing protein yields the protein MHEGGFSSPFIAWYPSQIKAGRIDKGTGHIIDLAPTFYELAGIEYPKEYNGVASNPLVGKSLLSVLFNNVSQVDRGAPLFWERAGNRAVRDGKWKLVSIYPSYEWLLYNLDTDRGETSNVAQQNPAVVNQLSEKYFDWAAKTGVVEYSKFKLKTEVMPGGNPLKK from the coding sequence ATGCACGAAGGAGGTTTTAGCTCTCCGTTTATAGCATGGTACCCATCGCAAATAAAAGCAGGAAGAATTGATAAAGGAACTGGTCATATTATAGACCTCGCTCCTACCTTTTACGAATTGGCTGGAATAGAATACCCAAAAGAATACAATGGTGTTGCCTCAAATCCTTTGGTTGGGAAGAGTTTATTATCTGTTTTATTTAATAATGTTTCACAGGTTGACAGAGGCGCACCATTGTTTTGGGAAAGAGCAGGAAACAGAGCTGTACGAGATGGCAAATGGAAACTAGTCTCGATATATCCATCCTACGAATGGTTACTTTATAATTTAGACACAGACAGAGGAGAAACTTCTAATGTAGCGCAACAAAACCCTGCTGTTGTAAATCAACTATCAGAAAAATATTTTGATTGGGCAGCTAAAACTGGAGTAGTCGAATATAGCAAGTTCAAACTAAAAACAGAGGTAATGCCAGGTGGAAATCCTTTAAAGAAATAG